One region of Niallia sp. Man26 genomic DNA includes:
- a CDS encoding TIM barrel protein: MSEIKLGVSLFSFSTDFVKGKLSLEDCIRSAAEIGAEGFELVGATMLPSYPYASEKVVNEMKSMTDHYGIDFVSYGASADRGVITGRDLTDDELVQSTILDIKTASKLGCKLMRVQPHLSPAAVSKLIPYAENYGVQIGVEIHNPQTPSSPKVQEYVEIFEQTGSKYIGFVPDFGCFATKPNKVYWDEALEKGAPLELLEMAANLRYDSIPQNEARQRLINAGANEAVMGAFQGMYGFVTFTREPDLTGLAKIMPHVLYFHGKFHYMYDHLEEASIPYEDILPVIKHSKFTGYIMSEYEASENAVEMTKRHLQMERKILQNLQTV, encoded by the coding sequence ATGTCTGAGATAAAATTAGGAGTTTCCCTATTTAGTTTTTCAACAGATTTTGTAAAAGGCAAGCTATCATTAGAAGATTGTATCCGTTCAGCGGCAGAAATAGGGGCGGAAGGCTTTGAGCTAGTTGGGGCAACCATGCTGCCTTCTTACCCATATGCAAGTGAAAAAGTCGTGAATGAAATGAAAAGCATGACCGATCATTATGGAATTGATTTTGTCTCTTACGGAGCTAGTGCTGATCGAGGTGTCATAACTGGAAGAGATTTAACAGATGATGAATTAGTGCAGTCGACAATTTTAGATATAAAAACAGCAAGCAAATTGGGATGTAAATTAATGAGGGTACAACCACACTTATCACCAGCGGCAGTTTCGAAATTAATTCCTTATGCTGAGAATTACGGAGTGCAAATAGGTGTTGAGATTCATAATCCGCAAACACCATCTTCTCCAAAGGTTCAGGAGTATGTGGAAATATTTGAGCAAACAGGATCCAAATATATTGGCTTTGTTCCAGACTTCGGCTGTTTTGCAACAAAGCCAAATAAAGTTTACTGGGATGAAGCATTAGAAAAAGGGGCGCCATTAGAGCTGTTAGAAATGGCTGCTAATCTTCGCTATGACAGCATCCCACAAAATGAAGCTAGACAACGTTTAATCAATGCTGGAGCGAATGAGGCGGTAATGGGAGCTTTTCAGGGAATGTATGGCTTTGTAACGTTTACCCGCGAACCTGATTTAACAGGACTAGCGAAAATAATGCCACATGTCTTATATTTTCATGGGAAGTTTCATTATATGTATGATCATTTAGAAGAAGCGAGTATTCCGTATGAAGATATATTGCCAGTTATCAAGCATTCTAAATTTACAGGCTATATTATGTCAGAATATGAAGCATCAGAAAATGCTGTTGAGATGACAAAACGCCACTTACAAATGGAACGTAAAATATTACAAAATCTACAAACAGTATAA
- a CDS encoding Gfo/Idh/MocA family oxidoreductase gives MTKKLRYGLIGAGSNAEKKHLSNYLSLPNIELVSICDVNQEHANKIAKKYHVKNIYTSYSDMIDKENLDIVSICTPNSFHTPIAIYALLHGVHVHCEKPLALNAIEAQKIVDAKNKSGKQLMIGLNNRFTNEAVFLKRLIDAGYLGEIYKAKTGWIRRSGIPGRGTWFTNKEVAGGGVMIDLGVHFLDLALYLMGLPEPKYVTGATYQNFHQTATRNRNGYSGNPAGVFNVEDSAAGLLSLQSGAIVHFEFAWASNIEHDQTYLEILGTNGGASIINGELKVFSELLDTTVDITPILNPNIKLKNEFEHFVNSIVFAEELSAPAEHGVYMMDIIDRIYVSASMGEPVFFKNKEKRVRIIN, from the coding sequence ATGACTAAGAAACTAAGATATGGCTTAATTGGAGCCGGCAGTAATGCAGAAAAAAAACACTTAAGCAATTATTTAAGTTTGCCTAATATTGAACTAGTTTCCATTTGTGATGTCAATCAGGAACATGCTAATAAGATAGCAAAAAAGTATCATGTTAAAAACATCTATACTAGCTATTCTGACATGATTGATAAAGAAAATTTAGATATTGTTAGCATTTGTACACCTAATTCCTTTCATACTCCGATCGCTATTTATGCTTTGCTGCACGGTGTCCATGTACATTGTGAAAAGCCGTTAGCACTAAATGCTATAGAGGCGCAAAAAATAGTCGATGCTAAAAACAAATCAGGTAAACAGTTAATGATTGGCCTAAATAATCGGTTTACAAATGAAGCGGTTTTTTTAAAAAGGCTTATTGATGCCGGCTATTTAGGAGAAATATACAAGGCGAAAACTGGTTGGATTAGAAGAAGCGGCATACCAGGAAGAGGAACTTGGTTTACAAATAAGGAGGTTGCTGGAGGCGGGGTTATGATTGATTTAGGTGTTCATTTTCTCGACTTAGCTCTTTATTTAATGGGACTGCCTGAGCCGAAATATGTTACAGGGGCAACCTATCAAAATTTCCACCAAACAGCTACTCGAAATAGAAATGGCTACAGTGGAAATCCAGCAGGTGTTTTTAATGTAGAAGATAGTGCTGCTGGCTTACTAAGCCTTCAATCCGGTGCTATTGTGCATTTTGAATTTGCTTGGGCTTCTAATATTGAACATGATCAAACATACCTTGAAATATTAGGAACAAATGGAGGAGCAAGCATTATTAACGGGGAGCTGAAGGTTTTTTCTGAATTACTTGACACAACTGTTGATATTACTCCAATTCTTAATCCTAACATAAAGCTAAAGAATGAGTTTGAACACTTTGTAAACAGCATTGTTTTTGCTGAAGAATTATCTGCTCCTGCAGAACATGGTGTATATATGATGGATATTATCGATCGCATTTATGTATCTGCAAGTATGGGCGAACCTGTGTTTTTTAAAAATAAAGAGAAAAGAGTAAGAATAATAAACTAA
- a CDS encoding Gfo/Idh/MocA family oxidoreductase, translated as MSKLRIGIIGCGGIANQKHFPALSQFKEMCEMVAFCDIHIERAEKAAAEFGSTDAKVYENYLELLKDESIDIVHVLTPNVMHSPITVAAFEAGKHVMCEKPMAHNTEAAAKMMEAWKKSGKKFTVAYQNRFREEVQALYKSCEKEELGDIYFAKAHAVRRRAVPTWGVFPDKSQQGGGPLIDIGTHALDITLWLMNNYKPVSVSGSVFNKLGSLAEATEGNLFGPWDPETFEVEDSAFGYIKMDNGATIFLESSWALNILNAKEAATTLCGTKGGAEIISGMGYKDKELVYNTTHNGRLVEERRSPVGNIAYFDGSNNSPEVLEAKQWLEAVREDKEPLVKPEEAFVVTKILDAIYQSAETGKEIIFEKE; from the coding sequence ATGAGTAAACTTCGAATCGGAATTATCGGTTGTGGCGGAATAGCTAATCAAAAACATTTTCCAGCATTATCGCAATTTAAAGAGATGTGTGAGATGGTAGCTTTTTGTGATATTCATATCGAACGTGCAGAAAAAGCAGCTGCGGAATTTGGATCAACCGATGCAAAGGTTTATGAGAATTATCTGGAACTATTAAAAGATGAATCTATTGATATTGTACACGTTTTAACACCTAATGTTATGCACAGTCCGATTACTGTTGCAGCATTTGAGGCAGGAAAACATGTTATGTGTGAAAAGCCGATGGCTCATAATACAGAGGCTGCTGCGAAAATGATGGAGGCTTGGAAAAAGTCTGGGAAGAAGTTCACCGTAGCCTATCAAAACCGATTTCGAGAGGAAGTACAAGCTTTATATAAATCCTGTGAAAAAGAAGAGCTTGGAGATATCTATTTTGCAAAAGCACATGCTGTCCGCCGTCGTGCTGTTCCAACTTGGGGAGTGTTTCCTGATAAATCACAACAAGGCGGTGGGCCACTAATTGATATTGGTACACATGCTCTAGATATTACTTTATGGCTGATGAATAATTATAAGCCGGTTTCTGTTTCAGGCTCTGTATTTAATAAGCTTGGCAGCTTAGCAGAAGCTACAGAAGGAAATTTATTTGGTCCGTGGGATCCTGAAACATTTGAAGTAGAAGACTCAGCATTTGGATATATCAAAATGGACAACGGAGCCACTATTTTCCTTGAATCCTCCTGGGCACTAAACATATTAAACGCAAAAGAAGCGGCAACTACTCTTTGTGGCACAAAAGGAGGAGCAGAAATCATTTCGGGCATGGGTTATAAGGATAAAGAATTAGTTTATAACACAACACATAATGGACGATTAGTGGAAGAGCGAAGATCACCGGTTGGAAACATTGCCTATTTCGATGGCAGCAATAACTCACCAGAAGTGCTCGAAGCAAAGCAATGGCTAGAGGCTGTCCGAGAAGATAAAGAACCCCTTGTTAAACCAGAGGAAGCGTTTGTCGTAACGAAAATTTTAGACGCTATTTACCAGTCAGCAGAAACAGGGAAAGAAATTATTTTTGAAAAGGAGTAA
- a CDS encoding helix-turn-helix domain-containing protein: MFNTQTVQTSIDSKIIAISVMHGNSTLDHVHKDIEIIYVIKGNLQVKANNKTTELNKSDFLLVNSNELHSFHSDSDNLFIVFHLNYLQTCSLLGQENPLFQCNSIEQIALSHQKLRSSLDELLAVYLNQRNSSMVFFLEKVFNVISSLQLEYLKDSRPLEKRSYTTENGQNERLVEILEYIENNFREPLSLEEVASIQYITVPYLSKFFKKQTGKTFSEYVNKVRVAHAVNELIYTNKSITRIALDNGFPNLAAFNRVFNERFQVKPIEYRKQHIEPKEQHEILKEDKTAEKKEAFRALRTYLEDVITADDSTKKISEEKDIIVKLGKMDAYTKYWNKTINIGYATDILSSDMQEQITFMQNEIGFTYARFWGLFSDEMHVDDYSKDNSTYNFTNINKLLDFLIKNRLKPFIELGPKPKIVSKSFEHTITFQTNSKRSLEEWKKLLRAFLLHCIERYSIEEVETWYFEIWSNEIDPIHNLKNPSNNFVKNIRHDPGQFEGYFNIFSCLKQTVNEIVSSAKVGGCGLPMDLEREKLDKFFRQWKLNGVMPDFLSIYLYSIEVDSDRNVPKKNMLSTNPDYMKMKLKQVRESMLNAGFDNMELNVTEWNISISNRDYLNDSCFKAAYIVKNIVDNIKQNVNMMGYWMFSDIFSDFRDAKNLLHGGAGLVTKNGIRKPGYHAFVLLKHLGEILVAKGPNYIITKKSGDRYQIICFNYKHFDYSYYLHPEGSTDIKEQYDIFENNDKLTISLEIQGVTKGEYRMKEQILNREQGSVLDEWLNFGSVYDMKPDEVGYLKRRCVPSMKVDHIYVENNAIKITAELKPHEIRLYELNLLYRE; encoded by the coding sequence ATGTTTAATACACAAACTGTCCAAACTTCAATAGATTCAAAAATTATAGCTATTTCCGTCATGCATGGCAATAGTACCCTTGATCACGTCCATAAGGATATAGAAATAATCTATGTCATAAAGGGAAATTTACAGGTAAAAGCGAACAATAAAACGACCGAACTGAATAAATCTGATTTTCTACTTGTTAATTCAAACGAGCTGCATTCTTTTCATTCTGATTCTGATAACTTATTTATCGTTTTTCATTTGAATTATTTGCAAACTTGCTCTCTTCTTGGTCAGGAAAATCCATTATTTCAATGTAATTCAATAGAACAGATAGCTTTATCACATCAAAAACTGCGAAGCAGCCTAGATGAGCTGTTGGCTGTTTACTTAAATCAACGCAATTCCTCGATGGTATTTTTTTTAGAGAAAGTGTTTAACGTAATTTCTAGCCTTCAGCTAGAGTATTTAAAGGATAGCAGGCCGCTTGAAAAAAGAAGTTATACAACAGAAAATGGTCAAAATGAAAGATTAGTAGAAATACTTGAATATATTGAGAATAACTTTAGAGAGCCATTATCCCTTGAAGAGGTTGCAAGTATTCAATATATAACAGTGCCGTATTTATCGAAGTTCTTTAAAAAGCAAACAGGAAAAACCTTCTCCGAATATGTAAACAAAGTTAGAGTAGCACATGCAGTTAATGAGTTAATATACACAAATAAATCGATTACCCGAATTGCATTAGACAATGGTTTCCCTAATTTAGCAGCTTTTAATAGAGTCTTTAATGAAAGATTTCAGGTGAAACCAATAGAATATAGAAAACAGCATATAGAACCAAAGGAACAACATGAAATCTTAAAAGAAGATAAAACAGCTGAAAAAAAAGAGGCTTTTAGAGCATTACGTACATATTTAGAAGATGTAATTACAGCAGACGATTCAACCAAGAAGATTTCTGAAGAAAAGGATATTATAGTTAAATTAGGCAAGATGGATGCTTATACAAAATATTGGAACAAAACAATTAATATAGGATATGCAACCGATATATTAAGCTCAGATATGCAGGAACAAATCACTTTTATGCAAAACGAAATAGGATTTACTTATGCGAGGTTTTGGGGGTTATTTAGTGATGAAATGCATGTGGACGACTATTCTAAAGATAATTCCACTTACAACTTTACAAATATAAATAAGTTATTGGATTTTTTAATAAAAAATAGATTAAAACCGTTTATTGAACTTGGACCCAAGCCGAAAATAGTGTCCAAGTCTTTTGAGCATACCATCACATTTCAAACAAACAGTAAAAGATCACTTGAAGAATGGAAGAAATTATTAAGAGCGTTTTTATTACATTGTATTGAACGATATAGTATTGAAGAAGTGGAAACATGGTACTTTGAAATTTGGAGCAATGAAATTGATCCTATACATAATTTAAAGAATCCTAGTAATAATTTTGTTAAAAACATCCGGCATGACCCGGGGCAGTTTGAGGGATATTTTAATATTTTCAGCTGCTTAAAACAGACGGTAAATGAAATTGTTTCATCTGCTAAAGTTGGTGGATGTGGATTGCCTATGGATTTAGAAAGGGAAAAATTAGATAAGTTCTTTCGACAGTGGAAATTGAACGGAGTAATGCCGGATTTTTTGTCGATCTATTTGTACTCCATTGAAGTCGATTCAGATAGAAATGTTCCTAAAAAGAATATGCTCTCTACCAATCCTGATTATATGAAGATGAAGCTTAAGCAGGTAAGAGAATCTATGCTGAACGCTGGTTTTGACAATATGGAGCTTAATGTAACAGAGTGGAATATTTCCATATCTAACAGAGATTATCTTAATGACAGCTGCTTTAAAGCGGCATATATAGTGAAGAATATTGTAGATAATATTAAACAAAATGTTAATATGATGGGCTATTGGATGTTTTCCGATATTTTTAGTGATTTTAGAGATGCTAAAAATCTTCTCCATGGAGGAGCAGGGCTCGTTACGAAAAATGGAATCAGAAAACCTGGTTATCATGCCTTTGTATTATTAAAACATTTAGGGGAAATCCTTGTTGCCAAGGGACCGAACTATATTATCACCAAAAAATCAGGGGATAGATATCAAATCATCTGCTTTAATTATAAACACTTTGACTATTCCTATTATTTACATCCAGAAGGAAGCACGGATATAAAGGAACAATATGATATTTTTGAAAATAATGACAAGCTTACTATTTCATTGGAGATACAAGGTGTCACCAAGGGTGAATACAGAATGAAAGAACAAATCCTAAACAGAGAACAAGGCAGTGTGCTTGATGAGTGGTTAAATTTTGGTTCTGTTTATGATATGAAGCCAGACGAGGTTGGATATTTAAAGCGCAGATGTGTACCTTCCATGAAAGTTGATCATATTTATGTCGAAAACAATGCAATCAAAATAACTGCAGAGCTCAAGCCGCATGAAATCAGATTGTATGAATTGAATTTATTATATCGAGAATGA
- a CDS encoding sugar phosphate isomerase/epimerase family protein, which translates to MKLGFNSAILDGCTFEEVIDFASENGFACVELCAWPRGKAFRKYAGVTHIDVEHVDVDYIRNYLEAKNVKISAICYYPNPLDRDKEKSEYYIAHLKKCLEAAKQLNVNLVNTFIGRNQHLSVAENLKMVSAVWQPIVEYAENLGVKIAIENCPMLFTNDEWPGGQNLMTTPAIFRKVFELIPSKNFGLNFDPSHFVWQLMDYIKPVYEFKDRIFHVHFKDVKIYKDRLHDVGVMAAPLEYLSPKLPGLGDVNWGTYISALTDIGYTGNAVIEVEDKAFEDSLKSRKDSIIISKNYLSQYFV; encoded by the coding sequence ATGAAGCTGGGATTTAATAGTGCTATTTTAGATGGTTGTACATTTGAAGAAGTCATAGATTTTGCATCAGAAAACGGATTTGCATGTGTGGAATTATGTGCTTGGCCAAGGGGAAAAGCGTTCCGAAAATATGCTGGTGTAACACATATTGATGTGGAACATGTAGATGTTGACTATATCCGTAATTATCTGGAAGCTAAAAATGTGAAAATCTCTGCTATTTGCTACTATCCGAATCCTCTTGATAGGGATAAGGAAAAGAGCGAGTATTATATTGCTCATCTTAAAAAATGTTTAGAGGCTGCTAAACAACTCAATGTGAATCTCGTAAACACTTTTATTGGCAGAAATCAGCATCTGTCTGTAGCTGAAAATCTTAAAATGGTAAGTGCTGTTTGGCAGCCTATTGTGGAATACGCGGAAAACTTAGGGGTGAAAATTGCCATTGAGAATTGCCCAATGCTTTTTACAAATGACGAATGGCCAGGGGGCCAAAACCTTATGACAACTCCAGCTATCTTTCGAAAAGTATTTGAGTTGATTCCAAGTAAAAATTTTGGGCTTAATTTTGATCCATCCCATTTTGTCTGGCAGCTAATGGACTATATTAAACCAGTGTATGAATTTAAAGATCGAATCTTTCATGTGCATTTTAAAGATGTGAAAATATATAAAGATCGTTTGCATGATGTAGGAGTTATGGCTGCGCCCCTTGAATATCTATCTCCCAAATTACCTGGGCTTGGTGATGTTAATTGGGGTACTTATATATCTGCACTAACAGATATCGGCTATACAGGCAATGCCGTGATTGAAGTGGAGGATAAAGCATTTGAGGATTCATTAAAATCAAGAAAAGACTCTATTATCATTAGCAAAAATTATTTAAGTCAATATTTTGTGTAA
- a CDS encoding DUF6379 domain-containing protein, translating into MFEQYLVCEEGFRNVEDNGEIIGFELKIRIPYYRGIALSLINHIELEVNGTAFLQDDMVFTVNSGSFPYKELATVINNRWEFGEKATLFVRKQGGLNPGEHQVRVFVSLRISYLPWPNIGENQKILTLEENIS; encoded by the coding sequence GTGTTTGAACAATATTTAGTGTGTGAGGAAGGTTTTAGGAATGTAGAAGATAATGGTGAAATAATAGGTTTTGAGCTGAAAATCCGGATTCCCTACTACCGAGGTATTGCATTGTCTTTAATTAATCATATAGAACTAGAAGTTAACGGAACAGCCTTTTTACAGGATGATATGGTGTTCACCGTTAATTCCGGCAGTTTCCCTTATAAAGAATTAGCAACCGTTATAAATAATCGTTGGGAATTTGGCGAAAAAGCAACACTATTTGTTCGAAAACAAGGCGGATTAAACCCAGGAGAGCATCAGGTTCGCGTATTTGTTAGTTTGCGAATCTCCTATCTACCATGGCCAAATATAGGAGAAAATCAAAAGATACTGACACTGGAAGAGAATATTAGTTAA
- a CDS encoding TIM barrel protein, with product MTQKANIKRGVSLYSYQEEFYTGKLNLEQCIAEVAKTGAKGIELLPEQMLFGYPKASDEFVEQWFGWMEQYGVEPVAYDAFLDNKLYANRLLTLEENVDMMVRDLKLAKKLGFKILRTLVSTPLEVVQASIPYAEEYGVKIALEVHSPFTFGTPWFEERMEYIISSGTQWFGIMPDLGIFVKRIPPVMEQRYIRDGGTPEIIQFISENYANGVEKDKTLEIVASMENSNKVDLAYAELAKHLIYTDPHILKNYIPYIIHVHGKFYDVTEDYQEPSIPYKEIIDILAEAGYEGYINSEYEGNRHIQDFMEVDSIKKVSYHQTLLSNLLDK from the coding sequence ATGACACAGAAAGCGAATATTAAAAGAGGGGTATCACTATATAGTTATCAGGAAGAGTTTTATACAGGAAAATTAAATCTCGAACAGTGTATTGCTGAAGTTGCCAAAACTGGTGCAAAAGGGATTGAACTTTTACCAGAGCAAATGCTTTTTGGATACCCGAAAGCTTCCGATGAATTTGTTGAGCAATGGTTTGGCTGGATGGAACAATATGGTGTAGAGCCTGTTGCGTATGATGCCTTTTTAGATAATAAATTGTATGCGAATCGACTTTTAACATTGGAAGAAAATGTAGATATGATGGTAAGAGATCTAAAGCTTGCAAAGAAACTAGGATTTAAGATTCTCAGAACTTTAGTATCAACACCTCTAGAAGTTGTACAGGCAAGTATTCCTTATGCCGAAGAGTACGGAGTAAAAATTGCGTTGGAAGTACATTCTCCTTTTACGTTCGGAACTCCTTGGTTTGAGGAAAGAATGGAATATATCATTAGCAGTGGTACCCAGTGGTTTGGAATAATGCCGGATTTAGGGATTTTTGTTAAACGTATACCACCAGTTATGGAACAAAGATATATTCGTGACGGTGGCACACCGGAAATAATCCAATTTATAAGTGAAAACTATGCTAACGGTGTGGAAAAAGATAAAACATTAGAAATTGTTGCTAGTATGGAAAATTCCAATAAAGTGGACCTGGCTTATGCTGAATTGGCAAAGCATTTAATATACACAGATCCGCATATTTTGAAGAATTATATACCTTATATCATACATGTCCATGGTAAATTTTATGATGTGACAGAGGATTATCAAGAGCCTAGTATCCCGTATAAGGAGATTATTGACATATTAGCGGAGGCTGGTTACGAAGGATATATTAATAGTGAATATGAAGGGAATCGGCATATACAAGATTTTATGGAGGTCGATAGTATTAAAAAGGTAAGTTATCATCAAACCTTATTAAGTAATTTATTAGATAAATAG
- a CDS encoding MFS transporter has product MSKGLDGNAVTESISSQSIIVKDKERLSFSTKISYGLGDFASQLFWSFSGSYLTIFYTDVVGFTPAIVAMIMLVARILDGVKDPMIGVLADRTKSKYGRFRPYILYGTPFLALFSVLAFTAPGFGGNTEAKIAWALFTYIGLGLLYTVVNLPYGSLAAVMSKDSGERTALSSFRMLFTNLGSVLLAVISMPLILFFSGGTGEQITAKGYTMTALVLSVIAIPLFYMVFFKCKEVVQPINKNKISIKDSLAAIVTSKSLICIFFILLVSLTAFFGRMGVQIYYYLYVIKRMDLIALFMPLPAIGAAIGIIVFARFAKNIGKKNMLYISYSLASLSLLLLYFVDFNNIPLLLIGTFIFGLTQFGIPLVIAMVPDAIDEMEDKKGVRADGTAYAATSIATKFASAIGGAATVSLLGFFGYVANAEQTAEAMNGINLVVNIAPAILFLLAIIPVKLYGLTEEKAAKIRESLDEKHLNKDNK; this is encoded by the coding sequence ATGAGCAAAGGCTTGGATGGTAATGCTGTTACAGAGAGTATAAGTTCACAGAGCATAATCGTGAAGGATAAGGAAAGACTGTCTTTCTCAACCAAAATTAGCTATGGTTTAGGAGATTTTGCAAGTCAGCTATTTTGGAGCTTCAGCGGTTCCTATCTTACGATTTTTTATACGGACGTAGTTGGGTTTACACCAGCAATTGTTGCGATGATTATGTTAGTTGCTCGAATCTTAGATGGAGTTAAAGATCCGATGATTGGTGTTTTAGCAGATCGTACAAAATCAAAATATGGCAGATTCAGACCATATATATTATATGGGACACCATTTCTCGCTTTATTCAGTGTACTTGCCTTCACAGCTCCTGGTTTTGGCGGAAATACGGAAGCTAAAATTGCCTGGGCTTTGTTTACGTATATCGGTTTAGGGCTGTTATATACAGTTGTTAATTTACCTTATGGATCTTTAGCTGCAGTAATGTCAAAAGATTCTGGTGAACGCACAGCATTAAGCTCCTTCAGGATGCTTTTCACAAACCTAGGCAGTGTGTTGCTTGCTGTTATCTCTATGCCATTAATCTTGTTTTTTAGTGGAGGCACAGGAGAGCAAATAACGGCAAAAGGATATACCATGACAGCGCTTGTTCTCTCAGTAATTGCTATCCCGCTGTTTTATATGGTATTTTTCAAATGTAAGGAAGTGGTTCAGCCGATAAATAAAAATAAAATATCTATTAAAGATTCCCTTGCAGCTATTGTTACGAGTAAATCCTTAATATGTATATTCTTTATATTGTTAGTTTCCTTAACCGCCTTTTTTGGCAGAATGGGAGTGCAGATTTATTACTACCTATATGTTATAAAAAGGATGGATTTAATTGCGCTATTCATGCCTTTACCAGCCATAGGCGCAGCTATCGGGATTATCGTATTTGCAAGATTTGCTAAAAACATTGGCAAAAAAAATATGTTATACATCTCTTACAGTTTAGCATCTCTTTCACTTCTTCTTTTATATTTTGTAGATTTTAATAATATACCGTTACTATTAATAGGGACATTCATTTTTGGACTAACGCAATTCGGTATTCCACTTGTAATTGCGATGGTGCCTGATGCGATTGATGAAATGGAGGATAAAAAAGGGGTGCGTGCAGATGGTACCGCTTACGCTGCAACGAGTATTGCTACGAAATTTGCCAGTGCTATTGGCGGTGCAGCAACTGTTTCGTTACTAGGATTTTTTGGGTATGTTGCCAATGCAGAACAAACCGCAGAAGCGATGAACGGCATCAATCTAGTAGTTAATATTGCTCCAGCCATCTTGTTCTTGTTAGCTATTATTCCAGTTAAATTGTATGGCTTAACAGAAGAAAAGGCAGCGAAAATTAGAGAAAGCTTAGATGAAAAACATCTCAATAAAGACAATAAATAA
- a CDS encoding sugar phosphate isomerase/epimerase encodes MKLGIIAKPTRESFKDANQSQLDFIELCVNEGQDVAEFHKNRNQLVKWKKQYGIEVASIGRWKSIRLDKQGHVIQAELEKCFQLIDVASELECGNFVSGCNYVDELSYYDNCSSAIAFFSALIDYAKPKGVRISSYNCRKVNFVHNPEVWKIIHGHLKDLGIKFDPSHSRYFGGDYLQETLDWGDRFNHIHLKGSLIVNGTRVDDPPAGLDQTDWKSFISLLRAKGYTGGLSIEPHSPIWTGELGKSGVNYTIEFMKKLIF; translated from the coding sequence ATGAAGCTGGGAATCATCGCGAAACCCACCCGAGAAAGCTTTAAGGATGCTAATCAAAGCCAATTAGATTTTATCGAACTATGCGTGAACGAAGGCCAGGATGTTGCTGAGTTCCATAAGAACCGAAACCAATTAGTAAAGTGGAAAAAGCAGTATGGGATAGAAGTTGCTTCCATAGGCAGATGGAAATCCATTCGCTTAGATAAGCAAGGGCATGTCATACAAGCTGAGTTAGAGAAGTGTTTTCAATTAATTGATGTTGCAAGTGAATTAGAATGTGGAAATTTTGTAAGCGGTTGTAACTATGTGGATGAGTTATCTTACTATGATAATTGCTCTTCAGCAATCGCGTTTTTTTCTGCTCTCATTGATTATGCAAAGCCAAAGGGAGTCAGAATCTCTTCCTATAATTGCAGAAAAGTGAATTTTGTTCATAATCCGGAAGTCTGGAAAATCATTCATGGTCATTTAAAAGATTTAGGGATTAAATTCGATCCGTCACACAGCAGGTATTTTGGTGGAGACTATTTACAGGAGACTTTAGATTGGGGTGACCGTTTTAATCATATTCATTTAAAGGGTTCATTAATAGTTAATGGAACAAGAGTAGATGATCCTCCGGCTGGACTGGACCAAACTGATTGGAAATCATTTATTTCTTTATTAAGAGCAAAAGGCTATACAGGGGGATTAAGTATTGAACCGCATTCACCCATCTGGACGGGGGAACTTGGAAAGAGTGGTGTGAATTATACAATTGAATTTATGAAAAAACTCATTTTTTAA
- a CDS encoding DUF6379 domain-containing protein: MTFIMKLPFVDTVVDNSLINTTINGKKIGYEFQIRLSYYRGHYLSCIEELSIAVNDKIIDSNDINFCLNGKEFTIGQLPNLVSEFWNVDKPATIKVYSPGGIKEGDYKIDVTLLLRNAYMYVPGNTENHNYAVLDSCGSKTLALNTREGRTKLDV; this comes from the coding sequence ATGACGTTCATAATGAAATTGCCTTTTGTTGATACTGTCGTAGATAATAGTTTAATTAACACAACAATAAATGGAAAAAAGATTGGCTATGAATTTCAAATAAGATTAAGCTATTATCGCGGTCATTACTTATCTTGCATTGAAGAGTTATCAATTGCTGTAAACGATAAAATAATTGATTCAAATGATATTAATTTCTGTCTTAATGGAAAGGAATTCACAATAGGTCAATTGCCTAATTTAGTTTCAGAATTTTGGAATGTAGATAAGCCAGCTACTATTAAAGTTTATTCTCCAGGAGGAATAAAAGAGGGGGATTATAAGATTGATGTAACCCTCTTGCTTCGAAATGCATATATGTATGTTCCTGGAAATACAGAAAACCACAATTACGCAGTATTAGATTCTTGCGGCAGCAAGACGCTGGCACTAAATACGAGGGAAGGGAGAACTAAATTAGATGTCTGA